A single region of the Gorilla gorilla gorilla isolate KB3781 chromosome 1, NHGRI_mGorGor1-v2.1_pri, whole genome shotgun sequence genome encodes:
- the LOC129529405 gene encoding LOW QUALITY PROTEIN: uncharacterized protein (The sequence of the model RefSeq protein was modified relative to this genomic sequence to represent the inferred CDS: inserted 2 bases in 1 codon) — MGTGLVAVWHRPGTFLKEVGAGSDCSDVQSLWDTSSALSSLPLPLGRVLNTNKRKALPPSQVNLEGMGARESLSLLLLRVFVCXCLFQILMDDKTTRICHLLAKRKPPSPHPSSMPGHSWGQSDVAGVGMPKMKLGRMTQSGRRGLGLQVSALASVGPHSFASFAPCLSFL, encoded by the exons ATGGGAACCGGATTGGTTGCAGTGTGGCACAGACCTGGAACCTTCCTGAAAGAGGTTGGGGCAGGCAGTGACTGTTCAGACGTCCAATCTCTTTGGGACACCTCTTCAGCGCTGTCTTCCCTGCCTCTTCCTTTAGGACGAGTCTTAAACACCAACAAACGCAAGGCACTTCCCCCCTCTCAGGTCAACCTTGAAGGcatgggagcaagagagagcctctccctccttctacttagagtttttgtttg ttgtttgtttcaaatatTAATGGACGATAAAACAACACGGATTTGTCACCTCCTAGCGAAGAGGAAGCCACCATCACCACACCCCTCAAGCATGCCCGGGCACTCCTGGGGACAATCGGACGTGGCAGGAGTTGGCATGCCCAAGATGAAGCTGGGAAGGATGACCCAGAGTGGAAGGCGTGGGCTGGGGCTCCAGGTCTCAGCTCTCGCCAGCGTCGGACCACACAGCTTTGCCAGCTTTGCACCTTGCCTTTCCTTCTTGTGA